The genomic DNA GCACAAATTTACATGACATCTGTTGGAGACAAGTTTGGAACACTGCAgcttcaaagcagaaatgctcaaCCATGGCACTCACTGCTTACTTTATACACAGTACATCTTCTTACTTATAAACAATGCCACAGGCAtgttaataatgtttaaaactcaatttaaaattcaaGAGGGGGTCTTCAATATTTGACATACTTTAAGGGGACAATTAAAAGTGTTtagaacacattttttttattctaaatgTTAACTGCTTAAAGAGCACAAAAGGCTCATATTTCTGTATATGACACTTGTACACAAGTTGGAGCAGTATTTGTTGCCCTTTTTCCATGTGTTGTGGTGCTAGTTTTTGATAGTTTTGATGACGAACGTGTTATAATCAGTTACTgcatcagttataaacagtcatgagagttactgagcagtgagccagtGTTTGCCGGTGCTAACTTTAGCCAGGTTAGTTCACTATTTCGCGTTAGATATCGATGTTGGTATTAAGGGCTTTTCGTCGGTTGCTCTGTGGATTACATGGGGGCAgtcttggcctaatggttagagaaccGGCTAGGTACTCAAGCTTGCCTATTCGATCCCCAGTGCCGACaagaacatccatggctgaagtgcccttaaacaaagaaaaaaacccaaatacTCCCCTGgcgctggggatggctgcccaccgtTCTGGATTTGTGTTCAAAACCACTAGTggactactgtgtgtgtgtgtgtgtgtgtgtgtgtgtgcgtgcgtgtgtgtgtgtgtgtgttcactaccacaaaCGGGTTAAACACAGAAGACACCTTTCGTTGTACTATGTTCCatgacaagagagagagagagagagagagagagagagaggtgtgtttgtctagacagggagagtgtgtgcGAGAGCTGGTCGTGTTTaagtgagtgagcgagagagagatgtgtgagaGACTTGATTTTATGACAGTActgtaaacgtgaattacactcagcagcaggtagggggtgctcaggagaaaaaaaaagccaattcttacatcatatttctttaaattagTATGAACAATCAGCCTCATGTCGTAAGAATACAGGCTCATGAAATattcccaaaaaaataaataaaataatacagctACTGAATATGCAACCATTGCATTTTGTGGAAGGTTTTTCAACTTTAAAAAGGTTGTCATCACTCACAcatccaactttgccctcagttattctttatgagaaaataaatgttatgaTTTAACATCTTTTTTGCACTTTAGATTATAACAGCTTGTACTTACGCCCACTCAATCTTATTTTTTGACGTTTTTCTGATGAGTTTAATGCCATCCAGCACATTTGTGATGTCATATACTCGTCTCTTGCGTGTTCCCAATTTTTGTGTTGCTTCGTTAAGATCAAGAATCCCTTCTGGTGCTGAGTGAAGAAGGTCCATGAAGCGCTTTGTCAGCTGCCCCAGTGTAACATCAGAGCGGCTATAGAATCctatagaagaagaaaaaaaaaggaaatctaGTGATGGgcaaaatggggaaaaaatagACATTAAACTCAAGATATTTTAGTGCTTAGCACTTTGATCACACCACTgatacatttaaacacaggCACTGGCCACACAGGTTTGTGCCACGTTTAAAAACTCCCAtgattttcatgctttttttgtttttaaaaggttttacaGAAACATGCAGGGTGTCAGTGTTAACTACAGGATCCGATATAAACCCATGAAAACATAGATTATTACTctaaaaaaatgcataaaaacactgataaaaaaataaatctcaaTTTAAAAAGCAGTTAGTAAAGTTCACCCACGTTATCTTAAAAACTAAAACATACCTGGTCTGGGACAAATACGTTTCTGTTCAGTGGAATTGCTGAGAGTATTTTgtctaaataaaaacaaatcgaCAAGtcaatgaattaaataaacaaaggagAAAAAGCTTGGAGGCGTTTTAAACCTCATAATGTGAAGAGCTTTTCCCTGACTGCCACCCATAACACAACTCACAGTCTGGTAAGCCACGCCCTCTCAGCTGCATCATCCATGCACGATGGACCATCTTCAATACAATCATtgtcatcctcctcttcctcctcataatcatcctcatcatcctcactttcttcttcttcttcatcatcatcttcatcatcatcatcctcgtCATTTTCAccaacatcatcatcttctGGAATTTCAGTCttcagagattaaaaaaaaaataaaagaatgaatagGCTACAATAACCACTTCAGGAGAATTCCCCAGACATTTTACAAtaagataaataaacaaacaaatgcataTCAATGCTGATTTAACCATCATCTAGCGACTTTAAAGTGAAAGATTTTTGATGAATATGTTAATCCCACAATAACCAATGGTTTTGTGCTCTGTATAAACTTATCAAAGTTACATTATAACGAGCATAGTTCCTTTAAACGATAAAAATCGAGGCactaatgtttattttacagttaGAAATGAGAAATTAAGTTAGTCATACTGGTACTACCAGACATGTTTATAAAAATTATTAGGCTATGGACAAGTATAaacccactctcttcctacaaAATGTCTGTTATCACATACAGTTCAAATCCTACCCGTCGTTTATGATCAGCTCAGCAACCATCTACCTTTAACAACTTAACTCACTCAGCGCAGCGCATTTGTGCTCCGGTATCGACACCAACAAATGTCGTGTATCGGCGATATACCGTCCCCAGTGCCCCATATCGCTCCATCCCTAACCGTACTTACAACCACCTCGGCGGGGTCTGAGAGGTCCTCGTGCTCAGCGGCGGTGAGCGCGTGCTCCAGCGGCGGGGTGATGGGGATGGCCAGCGGGTGGATGGCGCCGCTCTCGGTGATGTGTTCCGGGAGGAAGTGGTCCTCGCAAATGCGACAGGTCTCCGTAGAGACGCGCTCGTTCTCCCGCAGCGCCGCGAGCCACACCTTCACCCGGCCGCGGTCCGCGGGGAAGGGGAAGAAGCGCTTCTTCTTCTCCGCGGCCTTCACTTCACTGTGGTTCTGACAGCCCTCCACCACACACTTCACCATGATGAGACACACCTCTACTCCCTCTCCGCATCGGGCTCTGTCCGACCGGGGCCTGTTTACACACGGCTTGCTCAAACCCGC from Hoplias malabaricus isolate fHopMal1 chromosome 7, fHopMal1.hap1, whole genome shotgun sequence includes the following:
- the e2f6 gene encoding transcription factor E2F1; amino-acid sequence: MVKCVVEGCQNHSEVKAAEKKKRFFPFPADRGRVKVWLAALRENERVSTETCRICEDHFLPEHITESGAIHPLAIPITPPLEHALTAAEHEDLSDPAEVVTEIPEDDDVGENDEDDDDEDDDEEEEESEDDEDDYEEEEEDDNDCIEDGPSCMDDAAERAWLTRLQNTLSNSTEQKRICPRPGFYSRSDVTLGQLTKRFMDLLHSAPEGILDLNEATQKLGTRKRRVYDITNVLDGIKLIRKTSKNKIEWAGPTPINCFKSQWKNKVKADLLNLKTMEEALDWLIKDCAQQLFTLTDLKGHVNSAYVTYEDICGIGAFQDQTVIAIKAPEETKLEVPTPTEDSIKIHLKGCRGPIHVLTCDTEGAVSTPSEPLKKGHFLTLEESRIQTTALITG